The Candidozyma auris chromosome 1, complete sequence genome includes a region encoding these proteins:
- the EAF6 gene encoding Eaf6p: MSKPQSAVDQYTQLRNQLAQKITKKSELEAQLQALESTIYEKENEYFNESTYGNIVKGFDSFSKSSAGGSSKRKMVYTDDDHIFSLSSATFVRTLMKRQGTGAPDYDDYEDSADPPANGAANGGKDHPSTPGRKKKGRLEEVK, from the coding sequence ATGTCAAAACCACAGAGTGCTGTCGATCAGTATACGCAGCTCAGGAACCAACTAGCACAGAAGATTACAAAAAAGCTGGAACTTGAGGCTCAGCTACAAGCTTTGGAAAGTACTATAtacgagaaagagaacgaGTACTTCAACGAGAGCACCTATGGCAATATAGTAAAAGGATTCGAcagtttttcaaaatcttcagcCGGTGGCTCAAGTAAACGAAAGATGGTGTACACGGATGACGATCACATCTTCAGTCTCTCATCTGCTACGTTTGTAAGAACTCTCATGAAGAGACAAGGCACTGGTGCACCAGATTACGATGATTACGAAGATTCAGCAGATCCTCCAGCAAATGGAGCTGCAAATGGAGGAAAAGACCACCCTAGCACCCCAGGtaggaaaaagaagggcCGTCTCGAAGAAGTCAAGTAA